In one window of Pseudorasbora parva isolate DD20220531a chromosome 7, ASM2467924v1, whole genome shotgun sequence DNA:
- the pip5k1ab gene encoding phosphatidylinositol 4-phosphate 5-kinase type-1 alpha isoform X1, with the protein MASAGPPDTGLSAPPGSSGVRKMTITEGPGSSQSMKKTIGHRGVDPTGETTYKKTTSSALKGAIQLGIAHTVGSLSQKAERDVLMQDFYVVESIFFPSEGSNLTPAHHHGDFRFKTYAPIAFRYFRELFGIRPDDYLYSLCNDPLIELSNPGASGSIFYVTSDDEFIIKTVQHKEAEFLQKLLPGYFMNLNQNKRTLLPKFYGLYCVQAGGKNIRIVVMNNLLPRSVPMHHKYDLKGSTYKRRASPKEREKRVPTYKDLDFIQDMPEGIQLESDNYNALCKTIQRDCLLLQSFKIMDYSLLVGIHNTDQASRERAGAVEGGGSDGAVTPDHRRPQTQKALYSTAMESIQGEAKGKGTLETEDQWGGIPARNSKGDRILVYIGIIDILQSYRFIKKIEHSWKALVHDGDTVSVHRPGFYAERFQRFMCSTVFRKTLKSSPSKKSRSGCSSVVRRLPMGSSAPGPGGQTVSDARLMYHTNLNQSDTEGETSMQLGRPDLLPQTDPLAGSSSECAASNRSTSSQGSTGMASSSPPQRSVGVEVHKSAVTEHDNSAPQSAGAECLDEQLSNEDAISLKDIIPETDICF; encoded by the exons ATGGCGTCCGCCGGTCCACCCGACACGGGCTTATCTGCCCCTCCAG GATCCAGCGGAGTTCGAAAGATGACCATTACGGAG GGGCCAGGATCATCTCAGAGTATGAAGAAGACCATTGGTCACCGAGGAGTTGACCCTACAGGAGAAACGACTTACAAAAAG ACGACCTCCTCCGCCCTCAAAGGTGCCATCCAGCTGGGCATCGCGCACACGGTGGGCAGCCTCAGTCAGAAAGCTGAAAGAGACGTTCTCATGCAGGACTTTTATGTAGTAGAGAGCATCTTCTTCCCCAG TGAAGGAAGTAATTTGACTCCAGCACATCACCACGGTGACTTCAGGTTTAAGACCTACGCCCCCATCGCCTTCCGTTATTTCAGAGAACTTTTCGGCATTCGACCTGATGACTATCTG TATTCTCTATGTAATGATCCTTTGATTGAGCTTTCCAACCCTGGAGCGAGTGGATCAATATTTTATGTGACAAGTGATGATGAGTTCATTATTAAAACAGTACAGCACAAGGAGGCAGAGTTTCTGCAGAAACTACTGCCTGGGTACTTCATG AATCTAAATCAGAACAAGAGAACGCTGCTCCCGAAGTTTTACGGCTTGTATTGCGTGCAAGCGGGTGGAAAGAACATCCGTATCGTCGTAATGAATAACCTGTTGCCCCGAAGTGTGCCTATGCACCACAAATATGACCTGAAGGGCTCCACGTACAAACGGCGTGCCTCaccaaaagagagagagaaaagagtcCCCACTTACAAAGACCTGGATTTTATCCAGGACATGCCCGAGGGCATCCAACTAGAATCTGACAACTACAACGCCCTCTGCAAAACCATCCAGCGGGACTGCCTG CTCCTACAGAGCTTTAAGATTATGGACTACAGTCTGTTGGTGGGGATCCATAACACCGATCAGGCATCTCGTGAGCGAGCAGGGGCCGTAGAGGGCGGGGGTTCCGACGGGGCCGTGACGCCAGACCACAGGAGGCCGCAGACTCAGAAAGCTCTGTACAGCACCGCCATGGAGTCCATACAGGGAGAGGCCAAAGGGAAAGGAACCCTGGAAACAGAGGACCA ATGGGGAGGAATCCCAGCACGCAACAGTAAAGGAGACAGAATACTGGTTTATATTGGGATCATCGACATATTACAGTCATACAG atttattaaaaaaatagagCATTCCTGGAAGGCCTTGGTTCACGATGGG GACACAGTCTCTGTACATCGGCCCGGATTCTACGCTGAGCGTTTCCAGCGTTTCATGTGCAGCACAGTTTTTAGGAAAACAc TAAAATCTTCCCCCTCAAAGAAGAGTCGAAGTGGCTGTTCGAGTGTTGTGAGACGCCTTCCCATGGGAAGCTCTGCTCCCGGCCCTGGCGGACAGACAGTTTCTGATGCCAGACTCATGTACCATACTAACCTTAACCAGTCCGATACAGAAGGAGAGACCA GCATGCAGTTGGGCAGACCGGACCTGCTTCCACAAACCGATCCCTTGGCAGGAAGCTCTAGCGAGTGTGCGGCATCAAATCGGTCCACCTCATCACAAGGCAGCACAGGAATGGCATCATCTTCACCTCCTCAAAG GTCAGTAGGGGTGGAGGTGCACAAATCTGCAGTCACTGAGCATGACAACAGCGCCCCCCAGAG CGCCGGAGCCGAATGCTTAGATGAGCAGTTAAGCAATGAAGATGCCATTTCGCTCAAAGACATCATCCCGGAGACTGACATTTGTTTT TAA
- the pip5k1ab gene encoding phosphatidylinositol 4-phosphate 5-kinase type-1 alpha isoform X2 — MTITEGPGSSQSMKKTIGHRGVDPTGETTYKKTTSSALKGAIQLGIAHTVGSLSQKAERDVLMQDFYVVESIFFPSEGSNLTPAHHHGDFRFKTYAPIAFRYFRELFGIRPDDYLYSLCNDPLIELSNPGASGSIFYVTSDDEFIIKTVQHKEAEFLQKLLPGYFMNLNQNKRTLLPKFYGLYCVQAGGKNIRIVVMNNLLPRSVPMHHKYDLKGSTYKRRASPKEREKRVPTYKDLDFIQDMPEGIQLESDNYNALCKTIQRDCLLLQSFKIMDYSLLVGIHNTDQASRERAGAVEGGGSDGAVTPDHRRPQTQKALYSTAMESIQGEAKGKGTLETEDQWGGIPARNSKGDRILVYIGIIDILQSYRFIKKIEHSWKALVHDGDTVSVHRPGFYAERFQRFMCSTVFRKTLKSSPSKKSRSGCSSVVRRLPMGSSAPGPGGQTVSDARLMYHTNLNQSDTEGETSMQLGRPDLLPQTDPLAGSSSECAASNRSTSSQGSTGMASSSPPQRSVGVEVHKSAVTEHDNSAPQSAGAECLDEQLSNEDAISLKDIIPETDICF, encoded by the exons ATGACCATTACGGAG GGGCCAGGATCATCTCAGAGTATGAAGAAGACCATTGGTCACCGAGGAGTTGACCCTACAGGAGAAACGACTTACAAAAAG ACGACCTCCTCCGCCCTCAAAGGTGCCATCCAGCTGGGCATCGCGCACACGGTGGGCAGCCTCAGTCAGAAAGCTGAAAGAGACGTTCTCATGCAGGACTTTTATGTAGTAGAGAGCATCTTCTTCCCCAG TGAAGGAAGTAATTTGACTCCAGCACATCACCACGGTGACTTCAGGTTTAAGACCTACGCCCCCATCGCCTTCCGTTATTTCAGAGAACTTTTCGGCATTCGACCTGATGACTATCTG TATTCTCTATGTAATGATCCTTTGATTGAGCTTTCCAACCCTGGAGCGAGTGGATCAATATTTTATGTGACAAGTGATGATGAGTTCATTATTAAAACAGTACAGCACAAGGAGGCAGAGTTTCTGCAGAAACTACTGCCTGGGTACTTCATG AATCTAAATCAGAACAAGAGAACGCTGCTCCCGAAGTTTTACGGCTTGTATTGCGTGCAAGCGGGTGGAAAGAACATCCGTATCGTCGTAATGAATAACCTGTTGCCCCGAAGTGTGCCTATGCACCACAAATATGACCTGAAGGGCTCCACGTACAAACGGCGTGCCTCaccaaaagagagagagaaaagagtcCCCACTTACAAAGACCTGGATTTTATCCAGGACATGCCCGAGGGCATCCAACTAGAATCTGACAACTACAACGCCCTCTGCAAAACCATCCAGCGGGACTGCCTG CTCCTACAGAGCTTTAAGATTATGGACTACAGTCTGTTGGTGGGGATCCATAACACCGATCAGGCATCTCGTGAGCGAGCAGGGGCCGTAGAGGGCGGGGGTTCCGACGGGGCCGTGACGCCAGACCACAGGAGGCCGCAGACTCAGAAAGCTCTGTACAGCACCGCCATGGAGTCCATACAGGGAGAGGCCAAAGGGAAAGGAACCCTGGAAACAGAGGACCA ATGGGGAGGAATCCCAGCACGCAACAGTAAAGGAGACAGAATACTGGTTTATATTGGGATCATCGACATATTACAGTCATACAG atttattaaaaaaatagagCATTCCTGGAAGGCCTTGGTTCACGATGGG GACACAGTCTCTGTACATCGGCCCGGATTCTACGCTGAGCGTTTCCAGCGTTTCATGTGCAGCACAGTTTTTAGGAAAACAc TAAAATCTTCCCCCTCAAAGAAGAGTCGAAGTGGCTGTTCGAGTGTTGTGAGACGCCTTCCCATGGGAAGCTCTGCTCCCGGCCCTGGCGGACAGACAGTTTCTGATGCCAGACTCATGTACCATACTAACCTTAACCAGTCCGATACAGAAGGAGAGACCA GCATGCAGTTGGGCAGACCGGACCTGCTTCCACAAACCGATCCCTTGGCAGGAAGCTCTAGCGAGTGTGCGGCATCAAATCGGTCCACCTCATCACAAGGCAGCACAGGAATGGCATCATCTTCACCTCCTCAAAG GTCAGTAGGGGTGGAGGTGCACAAATCTGCAGTCACTGAGCATGACAACAGCGCCCCCCAGAG CGCCGGAGCCGAATGCTTAGATGAGCAGTTAAGCAATGAAGATGCCATTTCGCTCAAAGACATCATCCCGGAGACTGACATTTGTTTT TAA
- the psmd4b gene encoding 26S proteasome non-ATPase regulatory subunit 4b: protein MVLESTMVCVDNSEYMRNGDFLPTRLQAQQDAVNIICHSKTRSNPENNVGLITMANNCEVLTTLTPDTGRILSKLHAVQPRGVISFCTGIRVAHLALKHRQGKNHKMRIIAFVGSPVEDQEKDLVKMAKRLKKEKVSVDIVNFGEEEVNTDKLTVFVNTLNGKEGVGSHLVTVPPGPSLADALLSSPIMAGEGGTIMGLGPSDFEFGVDPSADPELALALRVSMEEQRQRQEEEARRAAVASAADAGVSSPTADESENALLKMSTAPALPDFSRMTEDEQIAYALQMSMQGGEFGCSEAMDVETSAAADSEAPKEDEEDYDVMQDPDFLQSVLENLPGVDPNNEAIRNAMGSLASQNRAKPPEGKKEDEKK, encoded by the exons ATGGTGCTTGAAAGTACTATGGTCTG TGTGGACAACAGTGAATATATGCGCAATGGAGACTTCTTACCTACCAGACTTCAGGCCCAGCAAGACGCTGTCAACATCATCTGTCATTCAAAAACTCGGAGTAACCCAGAAAACAACGTGGGGCTCATCACAATGGCCAA taaCTGTGAGGTCCTAACCACACTGACCCCTGACACGGGCAGGATCCTGTCAAAGCTTCATGCTGTTCAGCCCAGAGGAGTCATCAGCTTCTGTACAGGCATCAGAGTAGCCCAT CTGGCATTGAAACACAGACAGGGAAAGAACCATAAGATGAGGATAATTGCTTTTGTGGGGAGCCCTGTGGAGGATCAGGAGAAAGAT TTGGTGAAGATGGCAAAACGTTTGAAGAAGGAAAAAGTCAGCGTTGACATCGTTAATTTTGGAGAAGAG GAGGTCAACACGGATAAGCTGACCGTGTTTGTGAACACCCTGAATGGAAAGGAGGGTGTAGGCTCTCACCTGGTAACGGTGCCTCCTGGCCCAAGCCTGGCAGATGCTCTTCTGTCCTCTCCTATCATGGCTGGAGAGGGTGGCACCATAATGGGCCTGGGTCCCAGTGACTTTGAGTTTGGAGTGGACCCCAGCGCAGACCCTGAGCTCGCTCTG GCTCTGCGTGTGTCGATGGAAGAGCAGAGACAGAGGCAGGAGGAGGAAGCTCGCAGGGCAGCAGTGGCTTCAGCTGCAGATGCTGGAGTCTCATCACCCACTGCAGATG AGTCTGAAAATGCCCTGCTGAAGATGTCGACGGCTCCTGCTCTGCCTGATTTCAGCCGCATGACGGAGGATGAACAGATTGCATACGCCCTGCAGATGTCCATGCAAGGAGGAG AGTTTGGCTGTTCAGAGGCCATGGATGTTGAAACAAGTGCAGCAGCAGACAGTGAAGCTCCTAAG gAGGATGAGGAGGATTACGATGTGATGCAGGATCCAGACTTTCTGCAGAGTGTGCTGGAGAACCTTCCTGGAGTCGACCCCAACAATGAAGCCATCCGTAATGCAATGGGCTCTCTGGCATCCCAGAACAGAGCAAAACCACCTGAGGGCAAGAAAGAGGATGAGAAGAAATAG